A part of Kineococcus endophyticus genomic DNA contains:
- a CDS encoding Na(+)/H(+) antiporter subunit C, with protein MSPNLTLVVVSGVLVACGVALLLERTLTRVLVGIVLLGNGINILFLVASGRPGRAPILSGGTTAETMSDPLPQAMVLTAIVITLGMVAFVLALAYRSWQLDGHDEVQDDVEDRRIVRRAELDETSASYDDDTHETSDEEGEGVSR; from the coding sequence GTGAGCCCCAACCTGACGCTCGTGGTGGTCTCCGGGGTGCTCGTCGCCTGCGGGGTCGCCCTGCTGCTCGAACGCACCCTGACGCGCGTGCTCGTCGGCATCGTGCTGCTCGGCAACGGCATCAACATCCTGTTCCTCGTCGCGAGCGGCCGCCCCGGCCGGGCCCCGATCCTCAGCGGCGGGACGACCGCGGAGACGATGAGCGACCCGCTCCCCCAGGCCATGGTCCTGACGGCCATCGTCATCACGCTCGGGATGGTCGCGTTCGTCCTCGCCCTGGCGTACCGCAGCTGGCAGCTCGACGGCCACGACGAGGTCCAGGACGACGTCGAGGACCGCCGGATCGTGCGGCGGGCCGAACTCGACGAGACGTCCGCCAGCTACGACGACGACACGCACGAGACGAGCGACGAAGAGGGCGAGGGGGTGAGCCGGTGA